A stretch of the Rutidosis leptorrhynchoides isolate AG116_Rl617_1_P2 unplaced genomic scaffold, CSIRO_AGI_Rlap_v1 contig80, whole genome shotgun sequence genome encodes the following:
- the LOC139885122 gene encoding putative 12-oxophytodienoate reductase 11 translates to MGNFNLSHRVVYAPMTRQRSYGYVPQPHAILYYSQRTTKGGLIISESCGISDTAQGYPDTPGIWTTEQVEAWKPITDAVHAKGGIFFCQIWHGGRVSNTSFQPNGQAPISSTDKKLTSLVRSNDTDVEQFSTPRRLRTDEIPLIVNDFRLAARNAVEAGFDGVEIHGAHGYLIDQFLKDEVNDRTDQYGGSLKNRCRFALEIVEAIVDEIGADKVGIRLSPFADYSESGDSNPEALGLYLAESLNKYGIAYCHMVEPRMKVLEEISECPQSLVPMRKAFNGTFIVAGGYGREDGNEAVAENRADLVGYGRWFLSNPDLPRRFELDAPLNKYDRDTFYTSDPVIGYTDYPFLESNV, encoded by the exons AGTTGTTTACGCTCCAATGACGAGACAGAGATCTTATGGCTATGTTCCCCAGCCACATGCCATTCTTTATTATTCTCAGAGGACAACCAAAGGTGGTCTTATCATCAGTGAATCTTGTGGAATTTCCGATACCGCTCAAGG GTACCCAGATACACCTGGGATATGGACGACAGAGCAAGTTGAAGCATGGAAACCTATCACTGATGCTGTTCATGCCAAAGGCGGGATCTTCTTTTGTCAGATTTGGCATGGGGGAAGAGTATCAAACACAA GTTTTCAGCCAAATGGGCAAGCACCAATTTCTTCTACAGACAAAAAATTGACATCTCTAGTTCGAAGTAATGATACTGATGTTGAACAATTTTCAACTCCAAGGCGTCTTAGGACTGATGAAATTCCTCTCATTGTCAATGATTTTAGACTTGCTGCAAGGAACGCCGTAGAAGCAG GTTTTGATGGAGTTGAAATTCATGGAGCTCACGGCTATCTAATTGACCAGTTTCTAAAAGATGAAGTGAATGATCGAACAGACCAATATGGAGGCTCACTAAAAAATCGCTGCAGATTTGCTTTAGAAATCGTTGAAGCCATTGTTGACGAAATAGGAGCAGACAAAGTCGGAATTAGATTATCTCCATTTGCAGACTATTCTGAATCCGGTGATTCAAATCCAGAAGCATTAGGTCTCTACTTGGCTGAATCATTGAACAAATATGGAATAGCATACTGTCACATGGTTGAACCGAGGATGAAAGTACTTGAAGAGATATCAGAATGTCCTCAGAGTCTTGTTCCCATGAGAAAAGCTTTTAATGGCACTTTCATTGTGGCCGGAGGTTATGGAAGGGAAGACGGGAACGAAGCTGTTGCCGAGAATCGAGCTGATCTCGTCGGTTATGGACGCTGGTTTTTATCAAACCCTGATCTTCCAAGACGATTTGAGCTCGATGCTCCTCTGAATAAGTACGATAGGGACACATTTTATACATCAGATCCTGTCATTGGTTACACTGATTACCCCTTTCTTGAATCCAATGTATAG